Proteins encoded in a region of the Moritella marina ATCC 15381 genome:
- the rseP gene encoding sigma E protease regulator RseP, which translates to MISSLWNLGAFIVALGILVAIHEFGHFWVARRCGVKVLRFSIGFGKTIWMRTGKDGTEYAVAMIPLGGFVKMLDERVDDVPEELKSQSFNRKPVLARIAIVAAGPLANFALAIVAFWFMFMIGVPSVKPVIGEVVPHSVMADAGVTNKAIITAIDGQKVQDWNDVSLKLIEHMGEPSMVMQLYLEETNYTVSRQVDLSEWQFDPERESPITSMGLTPYRPAVSQELAEVIKGGAGEKAGLLAGDKIIAIAQQPIDSWAMLVEKVQNSPDQTLAVSILRNGQQLELTMTPKGKTGTDGSFKGYLGVAPVVASYPEDYLVDIQYGILDSVQQSVERTWQLTALTFKMIGRLITGDISLNNLSGPISIAKSAGASADYGLVYFLGFLALISVNLGLMNLMPLPVLDGGHLVYYTFELITGRPVSEKIQEFGFKIGSVIIMLLTGLALFNDFARL; encoded by the coding sequence ATGATATCGTCTTTATGGAATCTAGGTGCATTTATTGTTGCCCTAGGTATTTTAGTTGCTATACATGAATTTGGTCATTTTTGGGTCGCCCGTCGTTGTGGTGTTAAAGTATTACGTTTTTCGATTGGTTTTGGTAAAACCATCTGGATGCGCACCGGTAAAGATGGCACTGAATATGCGGTAGCGATGATCCCCCTTGGTGGCTTTGTGAAGATGCTCGATGAGCGTGTGGATGATGTACCTGAAGAATTAAAATCGCAATCGTTTAACCGCAAACCTGTATTAGCGCGGATCGCCATTGTGGCCGCTGGGCCATTAGCTAATTTCGCGTTAGCGATTGTGGCATTTTGGTTTATGTTCATGATCGGTGTGCCGAGTGTAAAGCCTGTGATAGGCGAAGTTGTCCCGCATTCTGTAATGGCTGACGCTGGCGTTACAAATAAAGCGATTATTACCGCAATTGACGGTCAAAAAGTGCAAGATTGGAACGACGTGAGTCTTAAACTGATTGAGCATATGGGCGAACCGTCAATGGTGATGCAGTTATATTTAGAGGAGACGAATTATACCGTTTCTCGACAGGTTGATCTTAGTGAGTGGCAGTTTGATCCGGAGCGTGAATCACCGATCACAAGTATGGGATTAACACCTTACCGACCTGCCGTGAGTCAAGAACTGGCTGAAGTCATTAAAGGCGGAGCCGGCGAAAAAGCGGGATTGCTCGCGGGTGACAAAATAATTGCCATTGCACAACAGCCAATTGATAGCTGGGCGATGCTGGTAGAGAAAGTACAAAATAGTCCAGATCAAACATTAGCGGTAAGTATACTGCGTAATGGCCAACAACTAGAATTAACAATGACACCAAAAGGCAAAACGGGTACTGATGGTTCATTTAAAGGTTATTTAGGCGTTGCACCTGTTGTAGCCAGTTATCCTGAAGATTATCTTGTTGATATTCAATATGGTATTCTAGATTCAGTGCAACAATCGGTGGAGCGTACTTGGCAGTTAACCGCGCTTACCTTTAAGATGATAGGTCGCTTAATTACAGGTGACATTTCGCTAAATAACCTAAGTGGCCCTATTTCTATTGCCAAAAGTGCTGGTGCCAGTGCTGATTATGGTTTGGTTTATTTCTTAGGTTTCTTGGCTTTAATTAGTGTTAATTTAGGCTTAATGAATTTAATGCCACTGCCAGTACTAGATGGTGGTCATCTAGTGTATTACACATTTGAACTTATTACTGGTCGACCTGTATCTGAAAAGATCCAAGAGTTCGGTTTTAAAATCGGTTCAGTCATTATTATGCTACTAACGGGACTTGCCTTATTTAATGACTTTGCTCGTTTATAA
- the bamA gene encoding outer membrane protein assembly factor BamA: MIINKYLAGALLSSACLLTSTAAIANSFIVDDIQVEGLQRVTLGAALLNIPLREGDSVSRSDTALAVKKLYESGNFDDIELYRDGSTLVFKVTELPTISSIEFVGNEAIPEEQLQESLNSSGIRVGEPIDRTIIRSVEQGLQEFYYGAGRYSAKINTIITPLPRNRIDIKFSFVEGKSAEIKQLNILGNTVYSTAELKNIFDLSDHTPWWNFMADQQYQKQMLAGDLEKLRSYYVDKGYIRFKTESTQVSMTPDKQGIYITLKVDEGEQYKLGHIVLTGDLLGKEQELRGLLSLNSGELYSGASVTATEESLSRYLSRFGYAYPKVSTYPEINDEDHTVNLTIAVEPGPRIYVRRINFAGNDVTKDEVLRREMRQMEGTWLSNRLIDRSKTRLNQLGFFETVNTNTVRVPGEPDVVDVNVQVKEQPAGSFNAGIGYGSESGLSLNAGIQQDNFFGTGNKAGISVSTNDYSKNASLNYTDPYFTVDGVSFGGKVYFTDFEASEADIVDYNNRTYGVSGTLGFPVNENNTLSFSLGYEWNKISQTTTYAQTQIFWDIYDKDFDADGSFVVFQGFDVSASWRRRTLNRGVFATSGSEQKANFTMTVPGSDVQYFKMSFDNKYYVPISSNHRWSFLMRGRVAYGNGYGTTSNGDDHVLPFYENYYAGGFYSVRGFNSNTISPKGIQTTPGTGGNGGNNEYVATDSSVGGNALATGSVELIFPTPFLSEEYANLVRTTVFVDAGSVWDTEFSSDDYPSGSCSSNCEYFGDYSDPARIRASLGVSLQWLSPMGPLVFSLATPLKEYEGDKTEVFTFNIGSTF; this comes from the coding sequence ATGATAATTAATAAATATTTAGCTGGAGCACTTCTTTCAAGTGCTTGCCTGCTTACAAGTACAGCAGCAATTGCGAATAGCTTCATTGTTGACGATATTCAAGTTGAAGGCTTACAACGTGTAACGCTTGGTGCAGCATTGTTGAATATTCCGCTGCGAGAAGGCGATAGCGTTAGTCGCAGTGATACCGCTCTAGCGGTGAAAAAGCTGTACGAATCAGGTAACTTTGATGATATCGAATTATATCGTGATGGCTCGACACTGGTCTTTAAAGTAACGGAATTACCGACTATTAGTAGCATTGAGTTTGTTGGTAATGAAGCGATTCCTGAAGAACAATTACAAGAGAGCCTGAATTCATCGGGCATTCGTGTTGGCGAGCCTATCGACCGTACTATTATTCGTTCGGTAGAGCAGGGCTTACAGGAATTCTATTATGGCGCAGGTCGTTATAGTGCAAAAATAAATACCATTATTACCCCATTACCACGTAACCGTATTGATATTAAATTTAGCTTTGTTGAAGGTAAATCAGCGGAAATTAAACAGTTAAATATCTTAGGTAACACGGTTTACTCGACAGCAGAATTAAAGAATATATTTGATCTGAGTGATCATACGCCGTGGTGGAACTTTATGGCCGATCAGCAGTACCAAAAACAAATGCTGGCGGGTGATTTAGAAAAACTACGTAGCTATTATGTTGATAAGGGTTATATCCGTTTTAAAACCGAATCAACGCAAGTATCAATGACACCGGATAAACAAGGCATTTATATCACCCTTAAAGTGGATGAAGGTGAGCAATATAAACTGGGCCATATTGTATTAACCGGTGACCTGTTAGGCAAAGAGCAAGAGTTACGTGGTTTATTATCGCTGAATTCAGGTGAGCTTTACAGTGGTGCAAGTGTGACTGCCACGGAAGAGAGCCTTAGCCGTTATTTAAGTCGTTTTGGTTATGCGTATCCAAAAGTATCGACGTATCCAGAAATCAATGACGAAGACCATACTGTTAATCTGACGATTGCGGTTGAACCGGGTCCACGCATCTATGTGCGCCGCATCAACTTTGCTGGTAATGATGTGACGAAAGATGAAGTACTACGTCGTGAAATGCGTCAAATGGAAGGTACTTGGTTATCTAATCGTTTAATTGATCGTTCTAAAACTCGTCTCAATCAACTTGGTTTCTTTGAAACGGTAAATACCAATACCGTGCGTGTACCGGGTGAGCCAGATGTGGTTGATGTCAATGTACAAGTGAAGGAACAACCCGCAGGCTCATTTAATGCTGGTATTGGTTATGGTTCTGAATCGGGCTTGAGTCTAAATGCTGGTATTCAGCAGGACAATTTCTTTGGTACAGGTAACAAAGCTGGTATCAGTGTCAGTACCAATGATTATTCAAAAAATGCTAGCTTAAATTATACTGACCCGTACTTTACGGTTGATGGTGTGAGCTTTGGTGGTAAGGTCTATTTCACTGATTTTGAAGCATCAGAAGCGGATATTGTTGATTATAACAACCGTACTTACGGTGTGTCGGGTACATTAGGTTTCCCAGTAAATGAAAATAATACCCTGAGCTTTAGTTTAGGTTATGAGTGGAATAAGATCTCGCAAACGACGACTTATGCGCAAACCCAAATTTTTTGGGACATTTATGATAAAGACTTTGATGCCGATGGTAGTTTCGTGGTATTCCAAGGTTTTGATGTGTCTGCATCTTGGCGCCGCCGTACGCTAAACCGAGGTGTGTTTGCTACATCAGGTTCAGAGCAAAAAGCTAACTTTACCATGACGGTACCGGGCTCGGATGTACAGTACTTTAAAATGAGTTTTGATAACAAGTATTATGTGCCGATCTCAAGTAACCACCGCTGGTCGTTCTTGATGCGTGGTCGTGTTGCTTATGGTAATGGTTATGGAACAACGTCAAATGGCGATGATCATGTCCTACCATTTTATGAAAATTACTATGCCGGCGGTTTCTATTCGGTACGTGGCTTTAACAGCAATACCATTAGTCCAAAAGGTATACAGACGACACCAGGTACAGGCGGTAACGGTGGTAATAACGAGTATGTAGCAACGGATTCTTCAGTTGGTGGTAATGCGCTAGCAACGGGTAGTGTTGAGTTGATTTTCCCAACGCCGTTTTTAAGTGAAGAATATGCCAACCTTGTACGTACCACGGTATTTGTTGATGCCGGTTCAGTATGGGACACTGAATTTAGTTCAGATGATTATCCAAGCGGAAGTTGCTCAAGCAATTGTGAATATTTTGGTGACTATTCAGACCCTGCGCGCATACGTGCTTCTTTAGGTGTCAGTTTACAGTGGTTATCACCCATGGGCCCATTAGTATTCTCGCTTGCAACACCATTGAAAGAATACGAAGGCGACAAAACAGAAGTATTCACTTTTAATATTGGTAGTACTTTCTAA
- a CDS encoding OmpH family outer membrane protein, with amino-acid sequence MKKIIKATALALALGASFTASAAGYAVVDAGKILQQLPQREAIGKRLNEEFQIRAVELNKLQKELVALNEKRQRDAALMTPQEQTKLVRKLEELDAQLKLKGKAFKEDQQRRGQEENNKLLVLLQQAIETVSKRDGYELVLTKQAALFVDPKLDISDKVIQELSK; translated from the coding sequence ATGAAAAAAATTATTAAAGCAACCGCATTAGCATTGGCGCTTGGCGCATCGTTTACAGCAAGTGCAGCGGGTTATGCTGTTGTTGACGCAGGTAAGATCTTACAACAGTTGCCGCAACGTGAAGCGATTGGTAAACGCTTGAATGAAGAATTTCAAATACGAGCTGTTGAACTTAATAAATTGCAAAAAGAATTGGTAGCATTAAACGAGAAGCGTCAACGTGATGCGGCGTTAATGACACCACAAGAACAAACGAAACTGGTTAGAAAATTAGAAGAATTAGATGCGCAGCTCAAATTAAAGGGCAAGGCATTTAAAGAAGATCAACAGCGCCGTGGCCAAGAAGAAAATAACAAACTATTAGTGTTATTGCAGCAAGCTATCGAAACTGTGTCTAAGCGTGATGGTTATGAATTAGTGTTGACTAAGCAAGCGGCTTTGTTTGTTGATCCAAAATTAGATATTTCAGACAAAGTTATTCAAGAATTAAGCAAGTAG